Genomic DNA from Streptomyces sp. NBC_01571:
GGCACGGGCAGGCGACGCTCGGCCGCGATGAAGGGGTCGGCATCCTCGAAGCCACAGGAGAGGAACCTCTCCTCATCGGCTTGATCAGGACGGCAGATCGGGCATGGATGTTCACGCTCTTTCTCAACGCCATGGCCACGACGGTGCTTGCCTGCGTTGGCGTCACACCGCCTTCGTAAGAAGGAGACTGACGCAGTCCGAACTGCAGTTGGCGGGTGAGCGTTTGAGCTGGCGAGTTTCGCCGCGTACTGGGCGACCGCTTGGTGAGATCGGGCCGAGACGCGGTTCCGCTGTGAGCGCGTGTCACGTTCAGCAGTCCGCAGAAGGGCCTTGGCCTACCGTGTCTTTGATGACGCTGCGGATTCGGCCAGGCAGGGCACAATGCCAAGGCCAGGGACAGTCCGAGGAGCTTTTACCGGTACGACGCTACTCGGCGGGGCGCGCTTCGTGCGCGAGCTTGGGGGTGGCGCGCTCAGCCTGTACGGCGGACCGGTCGGGGATGGTCGGCGCGGCCCGGCGGAAGTCCAGGTCGTCGAATTCTCCGATTGCGTCGGCGAGCTGGTCGCCGACGATGTCGCGCAGCACCTTGATGGCCGTCACCAAGAGGTATCTGTGTTCAGGGGTGAACAGATGGTCGAAGGCGGCCTCGGTGTATGCGTGGTCGCCGCAACGTGCGTCGAAGCAAGCCAGTTCGGCGGTCTGGACGAGGTCCCGCGCGATCGCGGGATTTGCTCGCAGCTTGGTGACCAGGTCGATGTAGCGGTCAAGCCACTCGGGTGGTTCGGCGACGATGGATTTGAGGCTGGCGACGGCGATGTCCTGCCGGGTGGCGCCGACCTTGGTGTAGCTGTCGTGGATACGCCGGACTTGGTGTTGGACGAGTTCGTCTGCCTGGCTGAGGATTGCCAGGATCTGGCTGTTGTCGGGATCGCCGAGGGTGACTGCGCGGGCGACCCGTTCCCTAAGGTCGCTGCCGGGTACGACATCCAGGCGGGAGGCGTCGCGGATCGCGGCCAGCAGCAGCGCGATCAGGGCGTGGCTGGCCAGGATCTGTGAGGTCGGATTCGGGACGACGCCCTGGCGTGTGGCGGAGTTCAGTGCGACCAGCGCGTTAAGACATTCGGGCGAGTCGGCCAGCAGGCTATCGGCACGCAGAAACGCCACCAGTCCACCGGGGATGTGTTTGAGTCCCTTGAGCTGGGTGTCAGTGCGACGTTCCGCCTGTTCACAGCCCATGCCCTGGATGTGGGCGAATCGTTCGGGTACCCAGGCGTGGCCGTCCTCCCTGGAGGCGAGGGTCTGCATGTCCATGATCTGCAGATCCAGCGCCTGGGCGATGGCCCGGCCCCGGCGGGTGATGGTTTGGCGAACGAGGACGGCTCGTTGGGTGCCGGTCAGGCGCTGCAGTCCGGAGAGCCACAACAGCCGATCCGGCTCGCCTGACTGTCCCTTGGTGGTCTTGCATTCCAAAACCGACAGGCTCGTGCGCAGCCGGCCGTCGATGTCGACGGCGAGCACGTCAAGGTCGGTCAGGATTTCGCGCCCCCGGTCGGCGGCTACCCGCAACGGGACCCGCAGGCGAGCTAGGGCGCCCTCAGCGAACTCAAGGCGTCCCACCCGCCGCTCCAGGTCTGCGCCTGGGTCTTCGGGACGGGTGCGGTTCGTCTGGGCGGCCGCCACTAGAAGTTCCTCCGGGCCGTCGTGTCGCGCAGTGCTGACATGAACCGCCGCGAGTCGGCGTCGTCCAATACGACCGCGGTGGCGACCTGGGCGCGCTCGCGTTCCAGGTGGTTGTACGAGCGTTGCTCGCCGATCCCGGCAAAAGTCGTGTTCTCTTCGCCAGCGGTGTTCCCGCGTGCGTCGAGGATCGCGAGCGCTTGCTCCGCGACCTCGGCCTGCAGCAGGCGCATCCGAGCATGGCGGCCGTCGCCTACGACTTCGATGGTTCCAGCGGTTTCGAGCATCGCGTAGTCCTCCGCGATGCGCTCGTGGTTGCCGGCTTCGCCGTCGCGGATGAGGACATGCAGGAAAGCGCCTGGGCTAGTGAGCTTCCAGGATGCGAACGTCGATGCGTAGATCATGCTGCCGACGAGCTGACGGATGTGGCCGGATGGGTCGCGGGGGTCGGTACCGAACGGGTCTCGATGGAGGTGTGGTGTAAAGAGGAGTTTCTTGTCGCTGGTGGCGACGACCTGGGACCGCTCGACCAACCCGGCACTGACGGCGAAGTCGATCCACCGCTGTTCGGTGCTTTTGACGTGCTCCTCCGGAATACCGGGCGAGGCCATGACCTCCTCGATCAGCGCACCGACCTCTCGCTGCACGCGCGCGTCCTCAGTGCGCAGCGCGGCCGTCACCACCTCGGCGTCACCGACCCAGATGTTCGGATTGAAGACCACCGCGCGGCCGTCCTCACTCTGCACCTCGCGCACGAGGTTGACGGTGATCAAGCAGCCCAACGCCCGCTCGGCAGACTCATCCCCGTGCCCAGAGCCTGCCTGCAGAGCCGCATGGCGCTCCAGCGGCTGGATTGAGGTCGCCCGCATGATCTCCAGCGCGGCGCGCTGCGTCGGCGTGACAAGCAGAATGCCCAGCAGCCGATCCGTCGCACCCAACAGCTCGGCATTCGGCGGAACGAATGCCGCCACACTGACCAGCCCCCCGTCGGGGCGCCGGTCGCACTGAACCCAGCCCAGCTGTTCCATCGTAGGCAGTACAAACCGGTCAAGATCCAAGGGGCCGATCTTGGCTTCGATGCCGATGGCCCGTACTCGCTCGGCCGAGGAAACTTGGGCGTTGCGCAGCCGCCAGGCCATCTCGTAGATCTGCCCGGCAAACCGCAACGTCTCCAGTTCAGCGTGCACAGGCGACACCGAGTAAGCGGTCAGGTGCCGAGAAAATCCCAGGATGAGCTGAGCATCGCTGATCAAGAATCCCCCTGGACGTGATCCGTGAAGGCTGAGCCCACGAGCTTACTGAGGTTGAACGCGTGGTGTCGTAGGGGATGACGGCTAGCCGGTGGCTGCGGTATCACCGAAGGTATGCGGTATCCACAAGGGGGCGGGCTGACCGCCGAACGGCAGCAGTTCCGCGAAGAGTTACGGCTCAAGACGGCCGAGCGGTTCGCCCAGGGCGAGGGCAGTACCGCGATCGCCAGAGATCTTCGGGTCAGTGTCCGTTCGGTCCAGCGATGGCGTCACGCGTGGGCCGAAGGCGGCCCGCGATCCCTGCGGTCGCAGGGGCCGGCGTCTCTGCCAAGGCTGAGCGATCGGCAGTTTGCTCAGCTTGAGGCGGAGCTGGCCAAGGGGCCGGCCGCGCATGGCTGGGAGGACCAGCGCTGGACACTGAGCCGGGTCAAGACGGTGATCGGCCGGCGCTTCCATCTGACGTACACGATCCAGGGTGTGCGGAAGCTGTTGGTGCGTAACGGCTGGTCCTGCCAGGTCCCGGCCCGTCGTGCCATGGAGCGGGACGATGATGCGGTCGCGGGGTGGGTCAAGGAGGTGTGGCCCCGCGCGGAAGGTTAGCGGCGGCCCGTGGAGCCTGGCTGGTCTTCGAGGACGAAGCCGGCTTCTCCATGACACCGCCGCACGCAAAGACATGGGCGCCACGCGGCCGGACCCCGGTGGTCCGGGTCCGCGGCCGTTCCCGCAGACGCATATCCATAGCCGCGCTGACCTGCTACAAACCCGGCCACCGATCGAGGCTGA
This window encodes:
- a CDS encoding winged helix-turn-helix domain-containing protein is translated as MRYPQGGGLTAERQQFREELRLKTAERFAQGEGSTAIARDLRVSVRSVQRWRHAWAEGGPRSLRSQGPASLPRLSDRQFAQLEAELAKGPAAHGWEDQRWTLSRVKTVIGRRFHLTYTIQGVRKLLVRNGWSCQVPARRAMERDDDAVAGWVKEVWPRAEG